The genomic region ATATTAAATTCCGAACACATAGTTTATTTGTTTATGATTATTCCAGTTAAGATGAAATATCTTGCTATAGTTATGTCGACTATTATTGTATATGATTTTATAAATGCGGGATTTTGGCAACTTAGAATTGTAGTATTAGCACCTATTATCAATCTTCTTATATTTTTTGTACCACGTTTTATTAAGAATACATCAAGTGGTGTTAAAGCAAGAAAACGAACACAGGAATTTGAAAGCAAAGTACTTAAGTTTGAAAAGGAGGATTCTTTTATACACAAGTGCTATATTTGCGGTAAAACCGATAGAAGCGATGAGAATATGGAGTTTAGATATTGTTCTAAATGTAATGGACATTATGAGTATTGTAATGATCATATTTTTGATCATGAACATAAATAAAAAAATAATCGGATTAATATCCGATTATTTTTATGTAAACTTATAAATAATATAGTAATATATTATTTTATAAGGGGGAATTTTAATGAAATTTAAATTACATAACATAAGAGTTTTTGTAGTTGCTCTTATATTTAATCTTTTAGGGGGTTATATTTCAAATAGGTTATCTGGAGATGTTAAGTTATTATATGATTCTTTAGAAAAACCTATATTTGCCATTCCAAGTAATTTATTTCCTATATTATGGGGAATAATTTATGTGCTTATTGCTGTAGCGGTTTATTTAAATTATAAAAATGGTGGTAGAAATTTTATTGCATATGTTTTATCTATGCTTGTTAATTTTTCTTGGAGCATTATATTCTTTGGACAAAGACTATATGGGATAGGATTTTTTATAATATTATTGCTTATTGTGTTTTCTGTATATTTAGGTATAAAATATTTTAAGAATTCAAAAGTTGCATCGTTTATCATGTGTGTGTATATAGTTTGGTTAAGTTATGCAGGTGTGCTTAATTATTTTATATGGATGTATAATGAGATGTAATTGATAATTATATCTTAGGAGGAGTTTAATTTATGTTAATAAGAAATGGTAAAATCTATACTATGAGTGATAAGGGAATAATAGATGGTGGAGATATTAGAGTTGAGGATGGTAAAATAGTTGATATAGGTAAAGATTTAGAGATGCGTGATGGAGAAAAGGTTATAGAGCTTAATTCTGAATTTGTATATCCTGGATTTATTGATTCACATTGTCATATGGGATTGTATGAATGGGGTATGGGATTTGAAGGAGCAGATGGAAATGAAATGACAGATCCTATAACACCACAAATGAGATCAATCGATGCTATAAATCCATTTGATAAGTGCTTTGAATATGCAAGAGCAGGTGGAGTTACGACTGTTGTATCTGGACCTGGAAGTGCTAACGTTTGTGGTGGAGTATTTGGTGCTTTTAAAACTTATGGTGAGTGTATTGATAAAATGGTAGTCAAAAATCCTATAGGTATGAAGATTGCTTTTGGAGAAAATCCTAAGAGAGTTTATAATTCAAAATCTAAAATGCCGATGACTAGAATGGGTACAGCAGCTCTTTTAAGATCTTTTATAGTAGAATCCATAAATTACTTAAATAAAAAGAGGAGAGCAGAGAGTGAAAATAAAGTTTTTGATATTAATTTAAAATATGAAGCTATGATACCTGTATTAAATAGAGAAATACCTCTTAAAGCTCATTGCCATAGAGCTGATGACATTTTAACAGCTATAAGGATTGCAAAGGAATTTGATTTAGATTTAACACTTGATCATTGCACTGAAGGTCATTTAATTTCTAAATACATAAAAGAGTCTGGATATCCAGCAATTGTAGGACCAACAATGACCATGGCATCTAAGATAGAACTTAATAATAAAACATTTAATACTCCTAGTGTATTAATTAATGAAGGAATAAAAGTTGCAATAACAACTGATCATCCAGTAATAGAGGAGCAGTATCTTGCATTATGTGCAGGCCTTGCTATGAAAGATACAGGACTCAGTGAGATTGATGCATTGCGTGCGATAACTATTAATCCGGCAGAAATAGTTAATATACATGATAGGGTTGGTAGCATTGAGATCGGGAAAGATGCAGATATAGTTATATTTAATAAGAGTGCATTAGTATCAGATTCAAAATGTTTATATACAATAATTGATGGAAACATAGTTTATAGTGTGTAATAATAGGAAATAAAAAATGTAATACTAAATCTGTATTACATTTTTTATTATGGTAAGATTAGGAATGATTTTAATTGAAACGTATTGACTTTATAGATGTTTTTAAAGGTATTGGAATATTTTTTGTTATACTTGGACACATGCCAATTAAATCTGAATTATTTTCATATGTTTTCTCTTTTCAGTTATCTATATTCTTTTTTGTAGGTGGATTTTTATATAGAGATGCACATTATATAAATTCATTTTGGGACTATGTAAGTAAGAAATTTAGGAGTATAATCATTCCATATATTATATTTAGCATAGTATCTATGATTATTTATATTTTGTATAGTGATTATCTAGGGAAAGAGTATGATATTTTAGATATAGTATGGAGTATTTTAATATCAAAGAGAAATGAAATTTATATAAATGTTCCATTATGGTTTTTAACATCATTTTTTACTGTTGAGATACTCTATTATATATTGAAATGCTTTTTTAACAATTATGTTATTTCGTTTATAATTCTTGTATTTGGTTTTATTGGAGTAGTTATTTTTAGGACAACAGGTTCTTTAAACACTTTACCATTTAGTTTTGATGCATCATTATATTTTATAATTTATTATTTTATTGGAGATTTATTTGGAGGGATAAACAAGTATTCGAATAGAGATTATAAGTATTTTTTTAGAAATTTATCTCCTATATTTATTGTTTCAATTATTGTAAATGTAATGAATTTATTAGGAAAGATAAAACATGCAGATATTATTTATTATGATTTTGGGTTTATAATTGCCTTAATATCATATTTATTTCATGTATTTATAAGTTTAACAGGTGTTTGTACATATTTATATTTATCATATATTTTTAGATGGGTCGGGATAATAAAATTTGTTGGAAGAAATTCAATTTATTATTTTGCTTTTCATATGCCGCTATATCAAATTTTATACAATGAGGGAATATTTGATACTTTGATTGGCAATTATTTGACGTATGATATTAATTTAAATCTAATTGGGATTATTTATTCTATTATAATCATATTGATTTTGACAATGCCTGTTTTATTGATAAATTTATACAAGAGTTTAATATATAAAATTAAAACATCTATATAGCTATAGGTGTTTATTTTTTTTAAAAAATATGTTAGATTAATTGTTAATGGGTTTATTTAGAATACAGAAAAGGTATTTTTACATATTATGTTTAGATTTAATATAAGTGAAGAAATTATTTTCGAATTGAAGAACAAGGATTTTAAGGTAAATACATTTATAACAGATAGTTTTTTCAAAGAAGTGTTAAAGAATCTTAATGATAAAAAAATTTTTATATGTTATGGTCTTTCAAATGATTTAAGAGAAAAGTTTTGTTTTAGACTTATATACAAGTATTTTAATGATAGATATGTACGGGATTTAGATGTAGGTGTTTTTAAGATATCCAGCGTTAGTGAATTAGATGAAATCTATTTAGAAGATGAGCTACAAATTTTTTATTTTTATGATTTCTTTGGAAGTGTAAAATTTACAGATAAAAAATTTGAAAATTATATAAATAGGATAAAAAATTCTGATAATAAAATATTATTAATTAATACTAGGAGTTTTTTAAAGGAAGAAATTATTTTATCTAAATTTTTTGAATATAAACAAGACTTAGAGTGCCATAAGGACGCAATTATTGAGTTTTTGGGTGTAGATTTAAATACTGATATTGATGATTGCTGTGATTTGGATTTTGAATATCAAAACTTTAATTATATTGATAAACTTGTTTTATTTTATGTTTTTATGAATTTTTCTTATGATATTAATAAGTGGATTGATACAATGGAGAAGTACTTACTTTATAGGGATATTTTTAATGATCATAATGAATTTAAAGAAATTGTTATTAATTCATTTAGGAAGTTAGAAGATTGTTTTATATGTGTTTATGACAATAGGAGATTTAATATAAAGAATCTTATAGTATATAATTTCATATTAGATAGGTTGAAAGATGATGTGAATATTATTAAAGATTTATTTAATAATATTCATAGTTATGATGATTTATATTCTGTATGCAGTATATTAAGTCAGAATAATATAAAATTATGTTATACTTTATATGAATACGAAAATAATTTTAAAGATAATTTACATAATATAGTTTTGTATAATGATTGTGTGGATGCGTTTTTACTTCTTAAAACAGTGTTTATATCTTTTTATGTACTTGATTTGTATGATATAGATATAATAGAAAATTTGAATGTAAGAATAACTTATTCTAAGCTTAATATAGATAGTGCGATAGAGTATTTTTTTTCTATAAGTAATTATAAGAAGTTTATGATTAGTGGTGAAATATTTAGGAATAAACTCTTAAATTTAGTTTATGAACATGAGATTGAAAGTAGTTCTGAGTTTTATAATTATAGTTTTAAATATTATTTATTTGTAAGTGAGTTTTATAAGTTATATGGTAATATAGATAATGATGGATTACTAAATTTGAGAAACCAATTTGATATATTAATAAGTATAATTTTAAATAATATAAATTCGTATTTTACGGTTGAATACTTTAATATTAGTAGTGAAATTAGAGATTCTTTAATAGATTTAAAGGAGCTTATTGATAAGTATAATGTAAGATTTATATTTGATAGGAATGTTTATGAGTTTTTTAATTTTATAGAGGACAAGTTATTAGATTTAATAAATAATGTTGATAGTTTTATGCCGAGAAATGTAGAGGAGTATCATAATTTAAAATATTTTGGTAGTGAACTTGAGAGGAATGAGGATTTTATAGAGAATGTTTTTACCACTATAAATTTAAAAAGTATTATTGAAAGAATAAATGAAAAAATTTGTTTATTTGAAGCATAAAAGAACAAATTTTTTAGTGATGATATAGTATAATAATTTTAAAGCAAGTGAGATTTTAGTTGTATTTTTAAGTTATTATAATTTTAAGGGGTGTCTAAGTGAACAATAACGACATAATAAACAATAATATTGATGTTATTATAAGGGGCATTTGTTGTTATGATTGTAAAAATAGAGGAGAGTATAACGAGTGCGAAATATATGGGAAGATTCCAAATAGTATTTTAAAAGAGCAGGAAGATTGTTCTTTTTTTCATAGTTAATTTTAAATAATAACATGAGCATAAAAGTGCTCATGTTATTATTCAGTATAAGAAATGGATTCAATATCTTTAAGCTTATTTTGTATTTTTTTAGTTTTATTATCAGATAAGGAAATTAAATCATTACTAACTTGTTCTAATTTATTTTTTGCTTTTTCCAATATAGTCGAAAAACTCTCAAATTCTTTTTTGACCTCTCCTAGTACTTTCCAAACTTTACTTGAATGTTTTTCAATTGAGATTGTTTTAAATGCCAAATTTAAGCTGTTTAATAGTGCGTATAGTGTAGTTGGACCTGTTATTATTATTTTATATTCTCTTTGTATAAATTCTATTAAATTAACTCTTTTTGATATTTCAGAATAAAGGCTTTCTATAGGTAAAAACAGTATTGCAAAGTCAGTTGTATTATTTAAATCTATGTATTTTTCATTTATATCTTTTGAAAATTTTTTAATCGATGTTTCCAAAAGTTTTGAGTATTTTTCTATGTTATCTTTGTCTGAAGACTCATATGATTCCACAAGTTTTGAATAGTTATCGAGAGGAAATTTTGAGTCAATTGGAAGAAGTAGTTCTTTATTTGAATTTTTTGAAGGTATCTTTAGTGCAAATTCAACACGATCTTTTGAATTATTTTTTGTTATAACGTTTTTAATATATTGATTTTCATTTAATGTTTGTGAAAGAAGATTTTCTAATTGGTATTCTCCTATTATTCCTCTAGTTTTTACATTAGATAAAATTTTTCTGAGATCATTTATTGATATAAATAATGTATTTATTTCTCCTATGCCTTTATATAAAACTTCCAAACGGTTACTAACTATTTCAAATGATTTAGATAATCTATTATCAAAAGTTTGTTGTAATTTTTCATCAACTGTATTACGTATAATATCTAGTTTTTTTTCTGTAGATGAAATTAAGTTGTTTTGTGTATTAGTAATATTTTTAAGTTGTTTTTCGAGAGATATAGATATTTTTTCAAAAGATTTTGATAATTCATCTCTGTTCATTTTAGACTCTAAGAGAGTTTGTTTTTTAAGAGAATCTAAAGATGTATTTAAGTTTATATTAGTATCATTTAGACGATTTGTAATTAAATCTATGATAGATATTATTTGTGTTCTTATCTCATCTCTTAAGTTTTTTTCATACGATGTTAGGGCATTATTTAATTTAGTATTTATGTTATTTAGCGAATGTTCTGTATTTATAATGTGATTTAAATAATTGTTTGTTTGAAATTTACCTATGTATTCTCTAAGACAGAGTATTAGAAATATATTTAGTAAGACTATTATTAATAGGAAAATAATTATAATGGTATTTATCATGTGTTAATCTCCTTTTAAAATAAATTTTAATTTCTAGAGAGGTATCGATATGGAAAGGGTTTTAATATTAGATAGTAATAGTATTTTAAATAGGGCTTTTTATGCTCTTCCACTTCTTAGCTGTTCTGAAGGAATACATACTAATGGAATACTTGGATATTTGACGATGTTTTTTAAAATGCAGGAAGAATTTAATGCTACATATGTGATTGCAACTTTTGATAGAAAGGCTAAGACATTTAGACATTTGGAGTATAGTAACTATAAATCTGGTAGAAAATCTATGCCTAATGAATTATTTGAGCAACTTGAACCACTAAAAGAAATATTAAAAGCAATGAATATAAATATTTTTGAGCTCGATGGTTTTGAGGCTGATGATTTAATAGGAACATTGTCAAGAATATATGAGGAAGAAGGATTTGAACCTATAATAGTTACAGGGGATAAAGATGCACTTCAGCTTAGTTCAAGTATAACAAAAGTAATTATAACAAAAAAAGGTATAACAGATAAAGAAGTTTATAATGAAGAAAAGATGATTGAGGTATATGGAGTAACTCCAACTGAGTTTATAGATGTTAAGGCTATTATGGGTGATAAATCTGATAATATTCCAGGTGTTTCTGGTATTGGAGAAAAGGGAGCAATTTCTTTAATAAAAGAGTTTAAGAGTATTGAAAATCTTTATGAGAATTTAGAATGTTTAAAGGAAGGTAAAATTAAAAAGAATTTAATAGAAGGAATGGAGTCGGCTTTTTTATCGAAGAAATTGAGTAAGATAAATAGATTTGTACCCATTGATTTTTCTTTGAATGATATGAAAGTTTATAGTGAGTTAGACCACTTAAGAGTGTATGAATTATATAATAAATATGAATTGAAGTCTTTATTGAATAAAATAAATTCAAATAATGAGTCTTATGAAATATTAGTTAATGAAATTTCTAGTACAGAAGATTTAACAG from Candidatus Arthromitus sp. SFB-mouse-Japan harbors:
- a CDS encoding rhomboid family intramembrane serine protease, which gives rise to MKTSKIKGRRENFGIKDLMFIISMANLLVYVLSVFGNTNLSLALALIPEKVLQGEVWRIISYIFIPPTFNPFFFVLVIYFYVFIGRELERYWGTFKFNIYYFTGVAIISLVSMVFNVPVTSVSNLNMSLFLAYAILNSEHIVYLFMIIPVKMKYLAIVMSTIIVYDFINAGFWQLRIVVLAPIINLLIFFVPRFIKNTSSGVKARKRTQEFESKVLKFEKEDSFIHKCYICGKTDRSDENMEFRYCSKCNGHYEYCNDHIFDHEHK
- a CDS encoding TspO/MBR family protein, coding for MKFKLHNIRVFVVALIFNLLGGYISNRLSGDVKLLYDSLEKPIFAIPSNLFPILWGIIYVLIAVAVYLNYKNGGRNFIAYVLSMLVNFSWSIIFFGQRLYGIGFFIILLLIVFSVYLGIKYFKNSKVASFIMCVYIVWLSYAGVLNYFIWMYNEM
- a CDS encoding amidohydrolase, which gives rise to MLIRNGKIYTMSDKGIIDGGDIRVEDGKIVDIGKDLEMRDGEKVIELNSEFVYPGFIDSHCHMGLYEWGMGFEGADGNEMTDPITPQMRSIDAINPFDKCFEYARAGGVTTVVSGPGSANVCGGVFGAFKTYGECIDKMVVKNPIGMKIAFGENPKRVYNSKSKMPMTRMGTAALLRSFIVESINYLNKKRRAESENKVFDINLKYEAMIPVLNREIPLKAHCHRADDILTAIRIAKEFDLDLTLDHCTEGHLISKYIKESGYPAIVGPTMTMASKIELNNKTFNTPSVLINEGIKVAITTDHPVIEEQYLALCAGLAMKDTGLSEIDALRAITINPAEIVNIHDRVGSIEIGKDADIVIFNKSALVSDSKCLYTIIDGNIVYSV
- a CDS encoding acyltransferase family protein, with product MKRIDFIDVFKGIGIFFVILGHMPIKSELFSYVFSFQLSIFFFVGGFLYRDAHYINSFWDYVSKKFRSIIIPYIIFSIVSMIIYILYSDYLGKEYDILDIVWSILISKRNEIYINVPLWFLTSFFTVEILYYILKCFFNNYVISFIILVFGFIGVVIFRTTGSLNTLPFSFDASLYFIIYYFIGDLFGGINKYSNRDYKYFFRNLSPIFIVSIIVNVMNLLGKIKHADIIYYDFGFIIALISYLFHVFISLTGVCTYLYLSYIFRWVGIIKFVGRNSIYYFAFHMPLYQILYNEGIFDTLIGNYLTYDINLNLIGIIYSIIIILILTMPVLLINLYKSLIYKIKTSI
- a CDS encoding DNA recombination protein RmuC; this translates as MINTIIIIFLLIIVLLNIFLILCLREYIGKFQTNNYLNHIINTEHSLNNINTKLNNALTSYEKNLRDEIRTQIISIIDLITNRLNDTNINLNTSLDSLKKQTLLESKMNRDELSKSFEKISISLEKQLKNITNTQNNLISSTEKKLDIIRNTVDEKLQQTFDNRLSKSFEIVSNRLEVLYKGIGEINTLFISINDLRKILSNVKTRGIIGEYQLENLLSQTLNENQYIKNVITKNNSKDRVEFALKIPSKNSNKELLLPIDSKFPLDNYSKLVESYESSDKDNIEKYSKLLETSIKKFSKDINEKYIDLNNTTDFAILFLPIESLYSEISKRVNLIEFIQREYKIIITGPTTLYALLNSLNLAFKTISIEKHSSKVWKVLGEVKKEFESFSTILEKAKNKLEQVSNDLISLSDNKTKKIQNKLKDIESISYTE